The following proteins are co-located in the Silene latifolia isolate original U9 population chromosome 1, ASM4854445v1, whole genome shotgun sequence genome:
- the LOC141641477 gene encoding uncharacterized protein LOC141641477, translated as MHSSYTRRNEEDPGRFDEIKRFYDCRYLSACEAAWRIFGFDIHYRTPAVERLQYHLPDEQSIVFQDDDWVDEVVENTSLGVSQFLNWMGCNIRQYERCSEACYALGLLGDDREYIATIKEAADWGSGFYLRNLQRTVLNNQDLQLTDEELQNYALIDIENSLQINGSSLRRFEGMSFPDMSATAHHRNSLVMDALSYDRQSLSEEHEIQLSSMTDENKGDIVVAISSSGIAATLIPGGVTAHPGNAELQFGGKVVVFGGDFKQTLPVVSKGSRTDVVDASLCSSYLWSFCNDVTNPIKTLVDVTYPDLLAQLWNPEYLQQRAFLALTHEIVESVNEYVLSLIKKDERIYLSSDEVCTDDRDTGDSDIHSTEFLNSIKCVGLPNHQLKLKVGAMVMLLRNIDQSRGLCNGTRLIVTDQRARVIRCTVLTGSHKGDRVHIARLLLHWTPIDFQYVHRCLFCNDDKQESREVFISGQHLSSKTSVQSWPALCRTFQGHPKRRLEKSNL; from the exons ATGCATTCGTCTTACACACGTCGTAATGAGGAGGACCCTGGTCGATTTGATGAGATTAAGAGGTTTTACGATTGCCGATATCTCTCTGCATGTGAAGCCGCTTGGAGAATATTTGGGTTTGATATCCACTACAGAACTCCTGCTGTTGAAAGGCTACAATACCATCTTCCAGACGAGCAATCTATTGTGTTTCAAGATGATGATTGGGTTGATGAGGTGGTAGAAAATACGTCGCTTGGGGTGTCACAATTTCTTAATTGGATGGGCTGTAATATTCGACAGTACGAGAGATGCAG CGAAGCATGTTATGCATTGGGTTTACTTGGTGATGATCGAGAGTATATTGCAACTATCAAAGAAGCAGCTGATTGGGGGTCTGGTTTCTACTTGAGAAATCT GCAACGCACTGTTCTTAACAATCAAG ATTTACAGCTTACCGATGAAGAgttgcaaaattatgcacttatTGATATTGAAAATTCTCTTCAAATAAATGGTAGTTCACTTCGTCGATTTGAGGGAATGTCATTCCCAGACATGTCTGCAACGGCACATCATCGAAATAGTTTAGTCATGGATGCGTTGTCGTACGATAGACAGTCCTTGAGTGAAGAACATGAGATTCAGCTATCTTCAATGACTGACGA AAATAAGGGCGATATTGTTGTGGCTATTTCGTCAAGTGGAATTGCAGCAACTTTGATACCAGGTGGTGTAACAGCTCATCCAG GAAATGCTGAACTGCAGTTTGGTGGGAAAGTTGTGGTATTCGGGGGTGATTTTAAACAGACATTACCGGTTGTTTCGAAAGGAAGTAGAACAGATGTTGTGGATGCATCCCTGTGTTCATCGTATTTGTGGTCTTTCTGCAAT GATGTGACAAATCCTATTAAGACATTAGTAGATGTCACTTATCCGGATCTACTTGCACAATTGTGGAATCCGGAATATCTCCAACAAAGGGCATTCCTCGCCCTTACTCACGAGATTGTTGAATCAGTAAATGAATATGTTTTGTCGCTTATTAAAAAGGATGAGAGAATTTATTTAAGCTCCGATGAGGTGTGTACTGATGACAGAGATACAGGTGACAGTGACATTCACTCTACTGAATTCCTCAACAGTATCAAATGTGTCGGACTCCCGAATCACCAATTGAAGTTGAAGGTCGGTGCTATGGTGATGCTTCTGCGAAACATTGATCAATCACGTGGGTTGTGTAACGGTACGAGACTAATTGTGACTGATCAGAGGGCACGCGTGATAAGATGTACTGTCTTAACTGGTAGTCATAAAGGTGATAGAGTGCATATTGCTCGACTCTTACTCCATTGGACACCAATTGATTTCCAGTACGTCCATCGCTGTTTGTTTTGCAATGACGATAAACAAGAGTCAAGGGAAGTCTTTATCTCAGGTCAACATCTATCTTCCAAGACCAGTGTTCAGTCATGGCCAGCTTTATGTCGCACTTTCCAGGGTCACCCGAAAAGAAGGCTTGAAAAATCTAATTTGTGA